Proteins co-encoded in one Streptomyces sp. SLBN-31 genomic window:
- the manA gene encoding mannose-6-phosphate isomerase, class I produces MDRLDNTIRPYAWGSTTAIPALLGVEPSGEPQAELWMGAHPGAPSRTARGTLVEVIDAAPERELGSAAVAKFGPHLPFLLKVLAAGAPLSLQVHPDLAQAKEGYEDEERRGIPVDAPHRNYKDANHKPELICALTEFDGLCGFRDPLQAAELLDGLGVDSLKPYVDLLHAHPEDAALREVLTAILTADPGEMRHTVTEAASACTRLGGAYAPYADIAHHYPGDPGVIAAMLLNHVRLQPGEALFLGAGIPHAYLNGLGVEIMANSDNVLRCGLTPKHVDVPELLRIVRFEASDPGVLRPEASPDGEEVYDTPIDEFRLSRYVLPKGGTTHDLTRETPQILLCTAGSVRAGEEQLTPGTSVFVPAGEKAEVSGAGTVFRATVIV; encoded by the coding sequence ATGGACCGCCTGGACAACACCATCCGCCCCTACGCCTGGGGTTCCACCACCGCCATCCCCGCCCTCCTCGGAGTCGAACCGAGCGGTGAACCCCAGGCGGAGCTGTGGATGGGCGCCCACCCCGGTGCCCCCTCGCGCACCGCACGCGGCACCCTGGTGGAGGTGATCGACGCGGCCCCGGAGCGGGAACTGGGCTCCGCGGCCGTCGCCAAGTTCGGCCCCCACCTGCCCTTCCTCCTCAAGGTCCTCGCCGCGGGAGCCCCGCTCTCCCTCCAGGTCCACCCCGACCTGGCGCAGGCCAAGGAGGGTTACGAGGACGAGGAGCGCCGGGGCATCCCCGTCGACGCCCCCCACCGCAACTACAAGGACGCCAACCACAAGCCCGAACTGATCTGCGCGCTCACCGAGTTCGACGGCCTGTGCGGCTTCCGTGATCCGCTGCAGGCGGCCGAACTGCTCGACGGCCTCGGTGTCGACTCCCTCAAGCCCTACGTCGACCTGCTCCACGCCCACCCCGAGGACGCGGCCCTGCGCGAGGTCCTCACGGCGATCCTCACCGCCGACCCCGGGGAGATGCGCCACACGGTCACCGAGGCCGCGTCCGCCTGCACCCGCCTGGGCGGCGCGTACGCCCCCTACGCCGACATCGCCCACCATTACCCGGGCGATCCAGGCGTGATCGCCGCGATGCTCCTCAATCACGTGCGTCTGCAGCCCGGCGAGGCGCTCTTCCTCGGCGCCGGCATCCCGCACGCCTACCTCAACGGCCTCGGCGTCGAGATCATGGCCAACTCCGACAACGTCCTGCGCTGCGGCCTCACCCCCAAGCACGTCGACGTCCCCGAACTCCTGCGCATCGTCCGCTTCGAGGCGAGCGACCCGGGCGTCCTGCGCCCCGAGGCCTCCCCGGACGGCGAGGAGGTCTACGACACCCCGATCGACGAGTTCCGGCTTTCGCGGTACGTGCTTCCCAAGGGCGGTACGACGCACGACCTCACCCGCGAGACCCCGCAGATCCTGCTGTGCACGGCCGGTTCGGTGCGAGCGGGGGAGGAGCAACTGACCCCAGGCACATCCGTGTTCGTCCCCGCAGGCGAGAAGGCAGAGGTGTCCGGGGCGGGAACGGTCTTCCGGGCCACTGTGATCGTATGA
- a CDS encoding SIS domain-containing protein codes for MLDESLLDTPEALSEADRRGLLRGAAEAGARVRTAARHAAEAGVNDLKPDGRPRAVLIAGPGAAAICAADLLGTLAGPGSPVIRLAPTGVAPAAGALRWELPGWAGSVDLLLITTPDGSEPGLSLLADAAYRRGCAVVAVAPSHTPLVEAVAGAHGLFVPMATAPYEQDEPLAASAPGVLWALLTPLLALLDRTGLLSAPPDAVEKVADRLDQVAERCGPAIATYSNPAKTLAAELADALPVVWTEGVSAGPAGRRFAAALAELSGTPAVVAELPEALAAHSALLAGPLAASADPDDFFRDRVEEPPALHARVVLLRDRPIGGLTAAPAARDLALSHDTPISELEPEAGDELETLAELIAITDFAAVYLALASGA; via the coding sequence ATGCTCGACGAATCGCTGCTCGACACCCCCGAGGCCCTCTCCGAGGCCGACCGCCGCGGCCTTCTGCGCGGCGCCGCCGAAGCGGGCGCCCGGGTCCGCACCGCCGCCCGGCACGCAGCCGAGGCAGGCGTCAACGACCTCAAGCCGGACGGCCGCCCCCGCGCCGTCCTCATCGCGGGCCCCGGCGCCGCGGCCATCTGCGCCGCCGACCTCCTCGGCACCCTCGCCGGCCCCGGCAGCCCCGTCATCCGCCTCGCACCCACCGGCGTGGCCCCCGCGGCAGGCGCACTGCGCTGGGAACTCCCGGGCTGGGCCGGTTCGGTCGACCTGCTCCTGATCACCACCCCCGACGGCAGCGAGCCGGGCCTGTCCCTGCTCGCCGACGCGGCCTACCGCCGCGGCTGCGCCGTCGTCGCGGTCGCCCCCTCCCACACCCCGCTCGTGGAGGCGGTGGCCGGCGCCCACGGCCTCTTCGTACCGATGGCGACGGCCCCGTACGAGCAGGACGAACCGCTCGCCGCGTCCGCCCCCGGCGTGCTGTGGGCGCTGCTCACACCCCTCCTCGCGCTGCTGGACCGCACCGGCCTGCTCTCCGCCCCGCCGGACGCCGTCGAAAAGGTCGCCGACCGCCTCGACCAGGTCGCCGAGCGCTGCGGCCCCGCCATCGCGACCTACAGCAACCCCGCCAAGACGCTCGCCGCCGAACTCGCCGACGCCCTGCCGGTCGTCTGGACCGAAGGCGTCTCCGCGGGCCCCGCCGGCCGCCGGTTCGCCGCGGCCCTCGCCGAGCTCTCCGGCACCCCCGCCGTCGTCGCCGAGCTCCCCGAGGCCCTCGCCGCGCACAGCGCGCTGCTCGCCGGACCGCTCGCCGCGAGCGCCGACCCGGACGACTTCTTCCGCGACCGGGTGGAGGAACCGCCCGCTCTGCACGCGCGCGTGGTGCTGCTGCGCGACCGACCGATCGGCGGCCTCACCGCCGCCCCGGCCGCCCGCGACCTGGCCCTCAGCCACGACACACCGATCAGCGAACTCGAGCCGGAGGCCGGCGACGAGCTGGAGACCCTCGCCGAACTGATCGCCATCACGGATTTCGCCGCCGTTTACCTGGCGCTCGCCTCAGGGGCCTGA
- a CDS encoding Trm112 family protein has protein sequence MPLESGLLEILACPACHASLKEQDTELICTGQDCGLAYPVRDGIPVLLVDEARRPA, from the coding sequence ATGCCGCTGGAATCCGGCCTCCTGGAGATCCTCGCCTGCCCGGCCTGCCACGCCTCCCTCAAGGAGCAGGACACCGAGCTGATCTGCACAGGCCAGGACTGCGGCCTGGCCTACCCCGTCCGCGACGGCATCCCCGTCCTCCTCGTCGACGAGGCCCGCCGCCCCGCGTGA
- a CDS encoding phosphomannomutase/phosphoglucomutase, with protein sequence MAADLSQIVKAYDVRGVVPDQWDESLAELFGAAFVQVTRARAIVVGHDMRPSSPGLSRAFARGAAGQGADVTEIGLCSTDQLYYASGALNLPGAMFTASHNPARYNGIKLCRAGAAPVGQDTGLSEIRELAERWMDSGAPQQAADPGTITRRDTLSDYAAHLRSLVDLTSVRPMKVVVDAGNGMGGHTVPTVFDGLPLTVVPMYFELDGTFPNHEANPLDPANLVDLQQRVRAEGADLGLAFDGDADRCFVVDERGEPVSPSAVTALVAARELARNGGKGVIIHNLITSWSVPEVVREHGGTPVRTRVGHSFIKAEMATSGAIFGGEHSAHYYFKDFWNADTGMLAALHVLAALGGQDGPLSALVAEYDRYVGSGEINSTVADQADRVAAIKAAYAGREDITLDELDGLTVTSTDWWFNVRPSNTEPLLRLNAEARDEATMRKVRDEALAIIRA encoded by the coding sequence GTGGCTGCTGATCTGTCACAGATCGTGAAGGCGTACGACGTGCGCGGGGTGGTCCCGGACCAGTGGGACGAGTCACTGGCCGAACTCTTCGGGGCGGCCTTCGTCCAGGTGACCCGGGCGCGTGCCATCGTCGTCGGCCACGACATGCGGCCCTCGTCCCCCGGCCTGTCGCGGGCCTTCGCGCGCGGGGCGGCCGGGCAGGGCGCCGACGTGACCGAGATCGGCCTGTGCTCGACCGACCAGCTGTACTACGCCTCCGGCGCGCTGAACCTGCCAGGCGCGATGTTCACGGCCTCGCACAACCCGGCGCGGTACAACGGCATCAAGCTGTGCCGGGCCGGCGCGGCGCCGGTCGGCCAGGACACGGGCCTGTCCGAGATCCGCGAACTCGCCGAGCGATGGATGGACTCGGGCGCTCCGCAGCAGGCCGCGGACCCGGGAACGATCACCCGGCGCGACACGTTGTCGGACTACGCGGCCCACCTCCGCTCCCTCGTCGACCTGACCTCCGTCCGCCCTATGAAGGTCGTCGTCGACGCGGGCAACGGCATGGGCGGCCACACCGTCCCCACGGTGTTCGACGGCCTGCCCCTGACCGTCGTCCCGATGTACTTCGAACTCGACGGCACGTTCCCCAACCACGAGGCGAACCCCCTGGACCCGGCGAACCTCGTCGACCTGCAGCAGCGGGTCCGCGCGGAGGGCGCCGACCTCGGCCTCGCCTTCGACGGCGACGCCGACCGCTGCTTCGTGGTCGACGAGCGCGGCGAGCCCGTCTCCCCGTCCGCCGTCACGGCGCTCGTGGCCGCACGCGAACTGGCGAGGAACGGCGGCAAGGGCGTCATCATCCACAACCTGATCACCTCGTGGTCGGTCCCCGAGGTGGTCCGGGAGCACGGCGGCACCCCCGTCCGCACCAGGGTCGGCCACTCCTTCATCAAGGCCGAGATGGCCACCTCCGGCGCGATCTTCGGCGGCGAGCACTCGGCCCACTACTACTTCAAGGACTTCTGGAACGCCGACACCGGCATGCTGGCGGCCCTGCACGTCCTCGCGGCCCTGGGTGGCCAGGACGGCCCGCTGTCCGCCCTCGTCGCCGAGTACGACCGCTACGTGGGCTCGGGCGAGATCAACTCCACGGTCGCCGACCAGGCGGACCGCGTGGCCGCCATCAAGGCCGCGTACGCCGGCCGCGAGGACATCACCCTGGACGAGCTCGACGGCCTGACGGTCACCTCAACCGACTGGTGGTTCAACGTCCGCCCGTCCAACACCGAACCCCTCCTCCGCCTCAACGCGGAGGCCCGCGACGAGGCGACGATGAGGAAGGTACGGGACGAGGCGCTGGCGATCATCCGGGCGTGA
- a CDS encoding L-lactate permease, with product MYVQKLEPVAGSLGLSALVAALPLVIVLILLGGVRMKAHLAGLTGLLAAVLVARLAYGMPLGQTLSSAAQGAVFGLFPILWIVVNALWVYRMTVRTRHFDILRRSFGRLSDDPRIQALVVAFCFGALLEALAGFGAPVAICSVMLVALGFDPVRAAVVALVANTAPVAFGAMGTPVVTLAQVTGLPLDTVASVVGRQTPLLALVVPLVLVWLVDARRGLRETWVPALVCGVAFAVAQFAASNYVSAQLADIAASLAGAGALVAVPHARVAAAEEVRASVLTGARSEELDEQDPRHEVVRAYAPYALIVVIFSVAQIPAVKDWLAGATQTYDWPFLDVVAPNGEPVGGNVFTWQVVSTGGTLVLLAGLCTAAVLGVHARVAVREWLATVHELRFAILTVTSVLALAYVMNLSGQAATIGHFVAAAGAGLAFLSPVLGWFGVAVSGSDTSANALFGALQVTAARESGLSPELLAAANSSGGVLGKMISPQNLTIACAAVGLAGREGDLLRKVLPWSAGLLLVMCVIVVGQSSPVLEWMLP from the coding sequence GTGTACGTCCAGAAACTCGAACCCGTCGCCGGCTCGCTCGGCCTGTCCGCCCTCGTCGCCGCCCTGCCCCTGGTGATCGTCCTGATCCTGCTCGGCGGCGTCCGCATGAAAGCCCACCTCGCGGGCCTGACAGGCCTTCTGGCGGCCGTTCTGGTCGCCCGGCTCGCCTACGGCATGCCCCTCGGCCAGACGCTCTCCAGCGCCGCCCAGGGCGCCGTCTTCGGCCTCTTCCCCATCCTGTGGATCGTCGTCAACGCCCTCTGGGTGTACCGGATGACCGTCCGCACCCGGCACTTCGACATCCTGCGCCGCTCCTTCGGGCGTCTCTCCGACGACCCGCGCATCCAGGCGCTCGTCGTCGCCTTCTGCTTCGGCGCGCTCCTGGAGGCACTCGCCGGCTTCGGCGCGCCGGTCGCGATCTGCTCGGTCATGCTCGTCGCCCTCGGCTTCGACCCGGTGCGCGCCGCCGTGGTCGCCCTGGTGGCCAACACCGCGCCGGTCGCCTTCGGCGCCATGGGCACACCGGTCGTGACGCTCGCTCAGGTCACCGGGCTGCCGCTGGACACCGTGGCCTCGGTGGTGGGCCGTCAGACGCCGCTGCTCGCCCTCGTGGTGCCGCTCGTGCTGGTGTGGCTGGTGGACGCGCGGCGCGGGCTGCGCGAGACCTGGGTGCCGGCCCTGGTGTGCGGAGTCGCCTTCGCCGTCGCCCAGTTCGCCGCCTCCAACTACGTCTCCGCGCAACTCGCCGACATCGCCGCCTCACTGGCGGGCGCGGGCGCTCTGGTCGCCGTACCGCACGCGCGCGTGGCCGCCGCCGAGGAGGTACGCGCGTCCGTGCTGACCGGTGCGCGCAGCGAGGAGCTCGACGAGCAGGACCCGCGCCACGAGGTCGTGCGCGCCTACGCCCCGTACGCCCTGATCGTCGTGATCTTCTCGGTCGCTCAGATCCCCGCGGTCAAGGACTGGCTGGCCGGGGCCACACAGACGTACGACTGGCCCTTCCTGGACGTCGTCGCCCCGAACGGCGAACCGGTCGGCGGCAACGTCTTCACCTGGCAGGTCGTGTCCACCGGCGGCACCCTCGTGCTGCTCGCCGGGCTGTGCACGGCCGCCGTACTCGGGGTGCACGCGCGCGTGGCCGTCAGGGAGTGGCTGGCGACCGTGCACGAACTTCGCTTCGCGATCCTGACCGTCACCTCCGTGCTGGCCCTCGCCTACGTCATGAACCTCTCCGGACAGGCCGCGACCATCGGCCACTTCGTGGCGGCCGCGGGCGCCGGGCTGGCCTTCCTGTCGCCGGTCCTCGGCTGGTTCGGCGTGGCCGTCTCCGGCTCGGACACCTCGGCGAACGCCCTCTTCGGGGCCCTGCAGGTCACCGCCGCCCGCGAGTCGGGGCTGTCGCCCGAACTACTGGCGGCGGCCAACAGCTCCGGCGGCGTCCTGGGCAAGATGATCTCGCCCCAGAATCTCACCATCGCGTGCGCGGCCGTGGGCCTCGCCGGCCGCGAGGGAGACCTGCTGCGCAAGGTGCTGCCCTGGAGCGCGGGGCTGCTGCTGGTGATGTGCGTGATCGTCGTCGGCCAGAGCTCGCCGGTTCTGGAGTGGATGCTGCCCTGA
- a CDS encoding DUF3499 domain-containing protein — protein MESRRGPLKSAVPSNVVSPVRRCSRTACGRPAVATLTYVYADSTAVLGPLATYAEPHCYDLCAEHSERLTAPRGWEVVRLLDGSAPARPSGDDLEALANAVREAARPQERAAGAGGGARSADPMEVARRGHLRVLRSPDN, from the coding sequence GTGGAGAGTCGTCGCGGCCCGCTCAAGAGTGCGGTACCGTCCAACGTCGTGAGCCCTGTACGTCGCTGTTCGCGCACCGCCTGCGGCCGACCCGCCGTCGCGACGCTGACGTACGTCTACGCCGACTCGACCGCGGTCCTCGGCCCGCTCGCCACCTATGCCGAACCCCACTGCTACGACCTGTGCGCCGAGCACTCCGAGCGCCTGACCGCGCCGCGCGGCTGGGAGGTCGTCCGGCTCCTCGACGGCTCCGCCCCGGCCCGGCCGAGCGGCGACGACCTGGAGGCGCTTGCCAACGCGGTGCGCGAGGCGGCCCGTCCGCAGGAGCGAGCGGCCGGGGCCGGTGGCGGGGCACGCTCGGCGGACCCCATGGAGGTCGCGCGCCGCGGCCACCTGCGGGTGCTGCGCTCGCCGGACAACTGA
- a CDS encoding metallopeptidase family protein has product MDNPVPHRAAGRPGPRRRDRHGRGMRGPIAPPQVPLAASRADLFADLVQDSVERLERRWPQLADIDFLVLEVPRLDGPGQTWNDEAVPLGGTISAHDGRPARVVVYRRPVEIRTKGRDERAALVHEVVVEQVAELLGLTPETVDPRYGED; this is encoded by the coding sequence ATGGACAACCCCGTACCGCACCGTGCCGCCGGCCGCCCCGGGCCCCGCCGTCGTGACCGCCACGGCCGGGGCATGCGCGGCCCGATCGCACCGCCCCAGGTGCCGCTCGCCGCGAGCCGCGCCGACCTGTTCGCGGACCTGGTCCAGGACTCCGTGGAGCGGCTGGAGCGGCGCTGGCCACAGCTCGCCGACATCGATTTCCTGGTCCTCGAGGTGCCGCGGCTGGACGGGCCCGGGCAGACGTGGAACGACGAGGCGGTGCCTCTGGGCGGCACGATCTCCGCGCACGACGGACGCCCCGCGCGCGTGGTCGTCTACCGGCGGCCGGTGGAGATCCGCACCAAGGGGCGCGACGAGCGGGCCGCCCTGGTGCACGAGGTCGTCGTGGAACAGGTCGCCGAGTTGCTGGGGCTGACCCCGGAGACGGTGGACCCGCGGTACGGCGAGGACTGA
- a CDS encoding DUF5719 family protein has product MNRTTLSLIAGTAALAAITGIASLTAPGASGAHTAKAAAELPVERTTLLCPEPSASDLADTSYTSYTPLTKGTAGDGKAELQAATEQSDGATSGGKGTKDKKGKGKKTAAKPVLTPKEPGTPVTGDTSGADTPALIGTAEGKFAPGWAVQETTEVAAGTGRGLLGVNCTAPDTEFWFPGASTAADRTDYVHLTNPDDSAAVVDIELYGKDGVLKSTVGEGVTVAPHSSDPVLLSTLTDEKQTDLTVHVNVRSGRVGAAVQALDDKTGGDWLAAAADAAGSLVLPGIPKDATAVRLIAFTAGDTDADLKVRLASPSGPITPAGNETLHVKAGMTSAVDLGAVTRGEAGSLVLTPTNRSVPVVAALKVVRGKPGKQETAFLPATAPVGTRATSADNSGKGSTLSITAPTRTARVKVTASAGSDGGSAVSKTYTVKAGTTQDVDAPVPNGAKGTYALTVETLSGGPVYASRTLSATEGGVPGFTIQTLPDDRGLVSVPQADEDLSVLQK; this is encoded by the coding sequence GTGAACCGCACCACCCTCTCCCTGATCGCCGGCACGGCCGCCCTCGCCGCCATCACGGGCATCGCCTCGCTCACCGCGCCGGGCGCCTCCGGCGCGCACACCGCCAAGGCGGCCGCCGAACTGCCCGTGGAGCGCACCACGTTGCTGTGCCCAGAGCCCAGCGCCTCCGACCTAGCCGACACGTCGTACACCTCGTACACGCCCCTCACCAAGGGCACGGCGGGCGACGGCAAGGCCGAACTCCAGGCCGCGACCGAGCAGTCGGACGGCGCGACGAGCGGTGGCAAGGGCACGAAGGACAAGAAGGGCAAGGGCAAGAAGACGGCCGCCAAGCCGGTCCTCACGCCCAAGGAGCCCGGCACCCCGGTCACGGGTGACACCTCCGGTGCCGACACGCCCGCGCTGATCGGCACCGCCGAGGGCAAGTTCGCGCCCGGCTGGGCGGTGCAGGAGACCACCGAGGTCGCGGCGGGCACCGGACGCGGTCTGCTGGGCGTCAACTGCACCGCGCCGGACACGGAGTTCTGGTTCCCCGGCGCCAGCACGGCCGCCGACCGCACCGACTACGTCCACCTGACCAACCCGGACGACTCGGCCGCCGTCGTCGACATCGAGCTCTACGGCAAGGACGGTGTCCTGAAGTCGACGGTGGGGGAGGGCGTCACCGTCGCGCCGCACTCCAGCGACCCGGTCCTGCTGTCCACGCTGACCGACGAGAAGCAGACCGACCTCACCGTGCACGTGAACGTGCGCAGCGGGCGGGTGGGCGCCGCCGTGCAGGCCCTGGACGACAAGACGGGCGGCGACTGGCTGGCCGCCGCCGCCGACGCGGCGGGCAGCCTCGTCCTGCCCGGCATCCCCAAGGACGCCACGGCGGTCCGTCTGATCGCCTTCACGGCGGGCGACACGGACGCCGACCTGAAGGTGCGCCTCGCCTCCCCGTCCGGGCCGATCACGCCCGCCGGCAACGAGACGCTGCACGTCAAGGCAGGGATGACGAGCGCGGTCGACCTCGGTGCCGTCACCCGCGGCGAGGCGGGCTCGCTGGTCCTGACCCCCACGAACCGGTCGGTGCCGGTCGTGGCGGCACTGAAGGTCGTACGCGGCAAGCCCGGCAAGCAGGAGACGGCGTTCCTCCCGGCCACGGCCCCGGTCGGCACGCGCGCGACGTCTGCGGACAACAGCGGCAAGGGCTCCACCCTGTCGATCACGGCGCCGACCCGCACCGCCCGGGTGAAGGTCACCGCGTCCGCCGGCAGCGACGGCGGCTCGGCGGTGTCGAAGACGTACACCGTCAAGGCCGGTACCACCCAGGACGTCGACGCCCCGGTGCCGAACGGCGCGAAGGGCACGTACGCGCTGACGGTCGAGACGCTCTCGGGCGGCCCGGTGTACGCGTCCCGGACGCTGTCCGCCACGGAGGGCGGCGTCCCCGGCTTCACGATCCAGACGCTGCCGGACGACCGGGGGCTGGTGTCGGTGCCGCAGGCGGACGAGGACCTCTCCGTCCTGCAGAAGTGA